In Nocardioides nitrophenolicus, the genomic window GGGACGTCGAGGGTGGCCGCGAGCCGCTCCAGGAAGCCGGTCAGCTGGTCGCCCGGGGTGCCGGCCACCACGACGCGCTGAGGGAGGTGGCGCGGAGCGAGGACGGGGGCGTGCACCCGGCGGATTCTAGGGACCCTTGTCCCGCCTAGACTCAGGGGCATGTCTCAACTCACCCGCGACGAGGTGGCCCACCTGGCCGACCTCGCCCGGATCGACCTCGACGACGCCGAGCTGGACCACCTGGCGCCCCAGCTCAACGTGATCCTCGAGGCGGTCGCGTCCATCAGCGGTGTGGCCGGCGACGACGTGCCGCCGACCTCCCACCCGGTCCCGCTCACCAACGTCTTCCGCGAGGACGTCGTGGTCCCGGGCCTGACCGCCGAGCAGGCGCTCTCCGGCGCGCCCGAGGCCGAGGAGCAGCGCTTCCGGGTGCCGCGGATCCTGGGGGACGAGCAGTGAGCGAGCTGATCAAGAAGACCGCGGTCGAGCTGGCCGAGGCGCTCCGTGCCGGCGAGGTCACCTCGGTGGAGGTCACCCAGGCGCACCTCGACCGGATCGCCGCGGTCGACGGCGACGCCGAGTCCGGCGTGCACGCCTTCCTCCACGTCGACGCCGAGGGCGCGCTCGCGCAGGCCGCCGAGTCCGACGCCCGCCGCGCCGCGGGCCAGACGCTGGCCTACCTCGACGGCGTCCCGATCGCCGTCAAGGACGTGCTGGCCACCCAGGGCCTGCCCACGACGTGCGGCTCGAAGATCCTCGAGGGCTGGGTGCCGCCGTACGACGCCACCGTGGTCCGCAAGGTGAAGGCCGCCGGGCTGCCGATCCTCGGCAAGACCAACATGGACGAGTTCGCGATGGGCTCCTCGACCGAGCACTCGGCGTACGGCCCGACCCGCAACCCGTGGGACCAGACCCGGATCCCGGGCGGCTCCGGCGGTGGCTCGGCCGCCGCCGTGGCGGCCTTCGAGGCCCCGCTGGCCCTCGGCACCGACACCGGCGGCTCGATCCGCCAGCCCGGCGCGGTCACGGGCACGGTCGGCGTGAAGCCGACCTACGGCGGGGTCTCGCGCCACGGCCTGGTCGCGCTCGCCAACAGCCTCGACCAGGTCGGTCCGGTCACCCGGACCGTCGCCGACTCGGCGCTGCTCCACGAGCTGATCGGCGGTCACGACCCGCTCGACTCGACGTCGGTCCGCGAGCCGGTCGGCGCGCTCTACGACGCCGCCCGCCAGGGTGCGACCGGCGACCTCTCCGGCCTGCGCGTCGGCGTCATCAAGGAGCTGGCCGGCGACGGCTGGCAGGCCGGCGTGATGCAGCGCTTCGCCGAGACCGTCGACCTGCTGAAGGAGCTGGGCGCCGAGGTCACCGAGGTGTCCTGCCCGACCTTCGTGCACGCGATGGCGACCTACTACCTCATCCTGCCGGCGGAGTGCTCCTCCAACCTCGCCAAGTTCGACGCCATGCGCTACGGCCTGCGCGTCGTACCCGAGGGCGACCCGAGCGCCGAGGCCGTGATGAAGGCGACCCGTGACGCCGGCTTCGGCGACGAGGTCAAGCGCCGGATCATGATCGGCACCTACGCGCTGTCGAGCGGCTACTACGACGCCTACTACGGCCAGGCGCAGAAGGTCCGCACCCTCATCTCGCGCGACTTCGCCGCAGCCTTCGAGAACGTCGACGTCCTGGTCTCGCCGACCTCGCCGACGACCGCGTTCCCGCTGGGCGACAAGCTCGACGACCCGCTGGCGATGTACCTGCAGGACCTCGCCACCATCCCGGCCAACCTGGCCGGCGTACCCGGCATCTCGGTGCCCGCCGGACTCGCCGACGAGGACGGCCTGCCGGTCGGCTTCCAGGTGCTGGCGCCGGCGCTCGCCGACGACCGGCTCTACCGCGTCGGCGCCGCCGTCGAGGCGGCCCTGACCTCCCGCTGGGGCGGTCCGATCCTTGCGCAGAACGGAGCGATCTGATGGAGACCCTGGTCCCGTTCGACGAGGTGATCGCGAAGTACGACCCCGCCCTCGGCCTCGAGGTGCACGTCGAGCTCAACACCAACACCAAGATGTTCTGCGGCTGCCCGACCGTCTTCGGCGGCGAGCCCAACACCCAGGTCTGCCCGACCTGCCTGGGCCTGCCCGGCGCGATGCCCGTCGTCAACGGCAAGGCCGTCGAGTCGGCGATCCGGATCGGGCTGGCGCTCAACTGCTCGATCGCCGAGTGGTGCCGGTTCGCGCGGAAGAACTACTTCTACCCGGACATGCCGAAGAACTTCCAGACCTCCCAGTACGACGAGCCGATCGCGTTCGACGGCTGGCTCGACGTCGAGGTCGAGGGCGAGACCTTCCGGGTCGAGATCGAGCGCGCCCACATGGAGGAGGACACCGGCAAGTCCACCCATGTCGGCGGCGCCACGGGGCGCATCCACGGCGCGGAGTACTCCCTCGTCGACTACAACCGCGCCGGCATCCCGCTGATCGAGATCGTCACCCGCCCGATCCTGGTGCCGGCCGAGAAGGCGCCCGCGGTGGCCCGCGCGTACGTCGGTCAGCTCCGCGACCTGATCCTCGCCCTCGGCGTCTCCGACGCCCGGATGGACCAGGGCTCGATCCGCGCCGACGTGAACCTCTCGCTGGCGCCGAAGGGTGCCGACAAGCTCGGCACCCGCTCGGAGACGAAGAACGTCAACTCGCTGCGCTCGGTCGAGCGCGCGGTCCGCTTCGAGATGTCGCGGCACGCCGGGATCCTCGACGCCGGGGGCGCCGTGCTGCAGGAGACGCGGCACTTCCACGAGGACACCGGCACCACCTCCTCGGGGCGTGAGAAGTCCGACGCCGAGGACTACCGCTACTTCCCCGAGCCCGACCTGGTGCCTGTCGCCCCGTCGCGCGAGTGGGTCGAGGAGCTGCGCGGCACCCTGCCCGAGAACCCGACCCAGAAGCGGGCCCGGCTGCAGGAGGAGTACGGCTTCTCCGACCTCGAGATGCGCGACGTCTGGGCCGCCGGCGCGCTGCCGCTGATCGAGGCCACGGTCGCCGAGGGCACCGCTCCGCAGTCGGCGCGCAAGTGGTGGGTGGCCGAGCTGCTGCGCCGCGCCAACGACGCCGGCGTCGAGCTGGCCGAGGTCGGCGTGACGCCGAAGCAGGTCGCCGAGGTGCAGGCGCTGGTCGACGCCAAGACGATCAACGACAAGCTCGCCCGCCAGGTCTTCGACGGCCTGATCGCCGGCGAGGGCACCGCCGCCGAGGTGATCGAGAAGCGCGGCCTGGCCCTGGTCTCCGACGACGGCCCGCTGCTCGCCGCCATCGACGAGGCGCTGGCCGCCCAGCCCGACATCGCCGAGAAGATCCGGGGCGGCAACCACGCCGCCGCTGGTGCCGTCATCGGCGCGGTCATGAAGGCCACCCGCGGCCAGGCCGACGCCGCGCGGGTGCGCGAGCTGATCCTGGAGAAGCTCGCCTGAGGCGGGTCGTGCGCCAGGTGTGACACCGTTCTCGCGGTGTTACACTTGGCGCATGCCCACCACGCTGCGCCGCCACGCGATCACCGAGACCCCCGCGGTCGCGGCTGCGATCGAGGCCGCTGCCCGAAGGTGGCCGGAGGACCGGGACCGGCCCGCTCGGCTGCTCGCGCGCCTGGTCGACGTCGGCTTCCACACGATCGAGGTCGAGCTCGACGAAGCCGCCCTCAAGCGTCAGCAGGCGCTCGAGGAGTTCGCCGGCTCCTTCACCGGGGTCTATTGGCCGGGATACCTCGAGGAGATCCGTGAGGGTTGGCCGGAATGATCGCTCTCGACGCGAGCGTGCTGATCGCCGTTGGTGACGCGAACGACGCCCATCACCGCGCGGCCAAGGGACTCATGGCTCGTCGCGGCGACAAACCGCTGGTCATCGGCACGTTGAATCTCGCGGAGGCTCTCGTCGGTCCGACGAAGCAGGCACGAGTCGAGGAGTTCATGCGGGGCTTGTCAGCGATCGGAGTCACGGAGGTCGCCTTCCCCGCCGATGCCGCGACCCGTCTCGCACACCTTCGCCTGACGACCCGGCTGAGTATCCCCGACTGCTGTGTCCTCCTGACCGCCCAGCAGTCGGGCGCCGCCGTCGCCACCTTCGACGCCGGCCTGCGCGCCGCCGCCCGCTCCCTCGGCCTGCAGGTTCTTCCCGATGACGAGGAGCCGGATCCGCGGAGTTAGACTCCGCTGGACACATCGAGATCACGCCCGTGGTGGGGGAAGCCGGTCGAATCCCGGCGCTGACCCGCAACCGTGGACCGCCCCTCGGGGAGCGGTGAGCCGGAGCACCCGTCATGGCGCGTCCTGACACAACGCTGTCGTGGAGAGCAGCGGGTCAGTGGCACAGAACCCTCTGGGCCCGCCCGCCGTCTGCAGCGGGAAGGCCCCACATGTCCACTTCCACGTTCGTACGCCGAGCGGTCGCCGCCGTCGCCGGTGGTGCCGTCGTCGCCGGTGGCCTGCTGGCGGTCGCGCCGGCGCCGGTGGCGCACGCCGCCGCTTCAACAGCCCCTGCCGACCTGTCCGCCGCCTGGCTGGTGGACCGGCTCGACGACCAGCACCTCTTCACCTACGAGAACTACGGCTCCTCGTCGACGGATGTCGGACTCTCGATCGACCTC contains:
- the gatC gene encoding Asp-tRNA(Asn)/Glu-tRNA(Gln) amidotransferase subunit GatC yields the protein MSQLTRDEVAHLADLARIDLDDAELDHLAPQLNVILEAVASISGVAGDDVPPTSHPVPLTNVFREDVVVPGLTAEQALSGAPEAEEQRFRVPRILGDEQ
- the gatA gene encoding Asp-tRNA(Asn)/Glu-tRNA(Gln) amidotransferase subunit GatA, whose product is MSELIKKTAVELAEALRAGEVTSVEVTQAHLDRIAAVDGDAESGVHAFLHVDAEGALAQAAESDARRAAGQTLAYLDGVPIAVKDVLATQGLPTTCGSKILEGWVPPYDATVVRKVKAAGLPILGKTNMDEFAMGSSTEHSAYGPTRNPWDQTRIPGGSGGGSAAAVAAFEAPLALGTDTGGSIRQPGAVTGTVGVKPTYGGVSRHGLVALANSLDQVGPVTRTVADSALLHELIGGHDPLDSTSVREPVGALYDAARQGATGDLSGLRVGVIKELAGDGWQAGVMQRFAETVDLLKELGAEVTEVSCPTFVHAMATYYLILPAECSSNLAKFDAMRYGLRVVPEGDPSAEAVMKATRDAGFGDEVKRRIMIGTYALSSGYYDAYYGQAQKVRTLISRDFAAAFENVDVLVSPTSPTTAFPLGDKLDDPLAMYLQDLATIPANLAGVPGISVPAGLADEDGLPVGFQVLAPALADDRLYRVGAAVEAALTSRWGGPILAQNGAI
- the gatB gene encoding Asp-tRNA(Asn)/Glu-tRNA(Gln) amidotransferase subunit GatB, with product MMETLVPFDEVIAKYDPALGLEVHVELNTNTKMFCGCPTVFGGEPNTQVCPTCLGLPGAMPVVNGKAVESAIRIGLALNCSIAEWCRFARKNYFYPDMPKNFQTSQYDEPIAFDGWLDVEVEGETFRVEIERAHMEEDTGKSTHVGGATGRIHGAEYSLVDYNRAGIPLIEIVTRPILVPAEKAPAVARAYVGQLRDLILALGVSDARMDQGSIRADVNLSLAPKGADKLGTRSETKNVNSLRSVERAVRFEMSRHAGILDAGGAVLQETRHFHEDTGTTSSGREKSDAEDYRYFPEPDLVPVAPSREWVEELRGTLPENPTQKRARLQEEYGFSDLEMRDVWAAGALPLIEATVAEGTAPQSARKWWVAELLRRANDAGVELAEVGVTPKQVAEVQALVDAKTINDKLARQVFDGLIAGEGTAAEVIEKRGLALVSDDGPLLAAIDEALAAQPDIAEKIRGGNHAAAGAVIGAVMKATRGQADAARVRELILEKLA
- a CDS encoding type II toxin-antitoxin system VapC family toxin, whose protein sequence is MIALDASVLIAVGDANDAHHRAAKGLMARRGDKPLVIGTLNLAEALVGPTKQARVEEFMRGLSAIGVTEVAFPADAATRLAHLRLTTRLSIPDCCVLLTAQQSGAAVATFDAGLRAAARSLGLQVLPDDEEPDPRS